A portion of the Actomonas aquatica genome contains these proteins:
- a CDS encoding DUF2249 domain-containing protein, with protein MPNDTTFDVRPLLRAGREPYAQLRALINALQPGDSLTVIAPFLPSPLIELCRSLGHEVSPTHRADGAWSTRITRLE; from the coding sequence ATGCCCAACGATACGACCTTCGACGTCAGGCCGCTGCTCCGCGCTGGCCGCGAACCCTACGCCCAACTGCGCGCCCTGATCAACGCCCTGCAACCGGGAGATTCTCTGACGGTCATCGCGCCATTTTTACCATCTCCCTTGATCGAACTCTGTCGTTCACTGGGACATGAGGTGAGTCCGACGCACCGGGCCGATGGTGCGTGGTCGACCCGCATCACGCGCCTGGAGTAA